One genomic segment of Synergistaceae bacterium includes these proteins:
- a CDS encoding ABC transporter substrate-binding protein — MGIRRLSTKIIVTAVLFSLIFVCGFAISGNAATATTETKKTSVVFRTKTEPDTLDPHRTAGNGDPQLPQYQIYESLFRCESSGKIVPALCESYTFTDDKMSLSVKLREGVKFHDGSSMSADDVVYSINRSLTTGFNGTYVGNIASVEKIDDKNVKINLKNPYTPIITCLATLNTAILSKAYVEKNGEDFLARNPMGTGAYVFKNWVSGERIDMEAFTDYWRGKASIPQGAFVFIADNSTALIAVENGEVDLNDNMNTAEIATLDGNPKLSHYRGPSAAILIYSFNTQGKIMSDIRMREAISLVVDRQAISAICYNDEWTPVEAAMLPVLPEFPRDFKAPALNIERAKALVKECYPNGITIAMPTIDAPQYSEPSVVLQEACREIGITLEVDIMERAAWNEKVIAKTDYELTVWALVSNALDADLYASKFYSANAKGGGNFTNTVNSEIDQWIERGRITESGPERNKVYLNYVQAVQDYYACVPFSGNNRDIAANPDLKGVQTSPTTNYYFWDYSY, encoded by the coding sequence ATGGGCATCCGCAGATTATCGACCAAAATTATTGTGACAGCTGTGTTATTCTCTCTGATTTTTGTATGCGGCTTTGCCATTTCAGGCAATGCAGCAACCGCAACGACGGAGACAAAAAAGACGAGTGTGGTGTTCCGCACAAAAACGGAACCTGATACGCTTGATCCTCACAGGACAGCGGGAAACGGAGACCCTCAGCTCCCGCAGTATCAGATTTACGAATCCCTGTTTCGCTGTGAATCAAGTGGGAAAATTGTTCCGGCCCTATGCGAATCTTACACATTTACTGACGACAAAATGTCCCTGTCAGTAAAACTTCGCGAGGGGGTCAAGTTTCATGATGGTTCTTCAATGAGCGCGGATGATGTCGTTTATTCCATCAATCGTTCTTTGACAACTGGTTTTAACGGCACTTATGTGGGTAATATCGCGAGTGTAGAGAAAATCGATGACAAAAATGTCAAAATTAACCTAAAAAACCCTTACACACCGATTATCACTTGCTTAGCCACGCTCAACACGGCGATCCTTTCAAAAGCGTATGTGGAAAAAAACGGCGAGGATTTTCTCGCGCGCAACCCTATGGGAACGGGCGCTTACGTTTTTAAGAACTGGGTGTCGGGCGAGCGGATCGATATGGAAGCTTTTACAGATTATTGGCGCGGTAAAGCCAGTATTCCGCAGGGCGCATTTGTATTTATCGCCGACAACTCAACCGCGCTCATTGCTGTTGAAAATGGTGAAGTCGACCTCAACGACAATATGAATACTGCAGAAATTGCGACGCTTGATGGAAATCCAAAGCTGTCGCATTACCGAGGCCCCAGCGCTGCAATTCTGATCTATTCTTTCAACACTCAGGGGAAGATCATGTCGGATATCAGAATGCGCGAAGCTATTTCTCTCGTTGTAGACCGTCAGGCGATTTCGGCTATTTGCTATAATGATGAATGGACGCCTGTGGAAGCTGCGATGCTTCCTGTGCTCCCGGAATTTCCCAGGGATTTTAAAGCGCCGGCGCTCAACATCGAACGAGCGAAAGCTCTGGTGAAAGAATGTTATCCCAATGGCATCACTATTGCTATGCCAACCATTGACGCGCCGCAGTACAGTGAACCTTCTGTCGTCCTCCAGGAAGCCTGCAGGGAGATTGGAATCACTTTAGAAGTTGACATTATGGAACGCGCCGCATGGAATGAAAAAGTCATTGCCAAAACGGACTATGAATTGACAGTATGGGCGCTTGTGTCTAACGCCCTTGATGCGGATTTGTATGCTTCCAAATTTTATAGTGCTAATGCCAAAGGAGGCGGTAATTTCACTAATACTGTCAATTCTGAAATCGACCAGTGGATTGAACGCGGACGTATTACGGAAAGCGGTCCGGAGCGCAATAAAGTGTATCTCAATTATGTTCAGGCCGTTCAGGATTATTATGCTTGCGTTCCTTTCAGCGGAAATAACCGTGATATTGCTGCAAACCCTGATCTTAAAGGCGTCCAAACGAGCCCAACTACAAACTATTATTTCTGGGATTACAGTTATTAA
- a CDS encoding ABC transporter permease: protein MILYIGKRLLMMIPVVIGISLVVFLVMSLTPGDPARMILGEEAKQEEVDALRNKMGLNDPLFIQYGRYIFNGLHGDFGNSYRTKIPVFKEVISRFPTTLKVAVGAIILAVVLGIPLGILSSVRQYSLVDNISMVVSMVFTSIPTFWLGLMLLLVFSQFLGWLPSSGSATFKHFILPCIALSCNTFALLLRMTRSTMLEEIRQDYIRTTKAKGARPLRVIFKHALRNALLSIVTVIGLEFGSLLGGSVVTESVFGLPGLGTLIVTGVKQKDTPSVMAAVMFIAVTGGLINLFTDVLYTFIDPRLKARFSQIARTRIRKPLLLGDEKSG from the coding sequence ATGATTCTGTATATTGGTAAACGTCTCTTGATGATGATACCAGTTGTAATTGGGATCTCGCTTGTTGTCTTTTTAGTGATGAGCCTGACCCCCGGCGATCCAGCCCGGATGATTCTGGGTGAAGAAGCCAAACAAGAGGAAGTGGATGCGTTACGTAATAAGATGGGGCTGAATGACCCACTCTTCATCCAGTATGGCCGTTATATCTTCAATGGGCTGCACGGAGATTTTGGAAATTCCTACCGAACTAAAATTCCTGTGTTCAAGGAAGTCATCAGCCGATTTCCCACAACACTGAAGGTAGCCGTCGGCGCAATAATTCTCGCCGTCGTTCTCGGTATCCCCCTCGGGATACTATCTTCTGTCAGGCAATACAGTCTTGTCGATAATATCAGTATGGTTGTTTCAATGGTATTTACGTCTATCCCAACTTTTTGGCTCGGTTTAATGCTGCTTCTCGTGTTTTCTCAATTTCTCGGTTGGCTTCCGTCCTCTGGCAGCGCCACGTTCAAGCACTTCATCCTGCCGTGTATTGCCCTTTCCTGCAATACCTTCGCTTTGCTTCTGCGCATGACGCGCTCGACAATGCTCGAAGAAATACGGCAGGATTACATAAGAACGACAAAAGCCAAGGGCGCGCGCCCTTTAAGAGTTATCTTCAAACACGCGTTGCGCAATGCCCTACTCTCTATAGTCACTGTTATTGGTCTGGAATTTGGTTCACTTCTTGGAGGTTCTGTGGTGACGGAGAGCGTTTTTGGACTTCCAGGTCTGGGCACTCTCATAGTTACCGGCGTTAAACAGAAAGATACCCCATCAGTGATGGCTGCCGTAATGTTCATCGCTGTTACGGGCGGACTTATCAATCTGTTCACAGATGTTCTGTACACCTTCATCGATCCGCGCCTTAAAGCGCGTTTCAGCCAAATCGCACGTACACGTATTAGAAAACCTTTATTGCTGGGAGACGAAAAAAGTGGATAA
- a CDS encoding ABC transporter permease, translating to MFPVSSPSSSAGRSLWYSVWHRYKKNKLAMVGLILMFILILASLSAGVFIDYSKVTAISAGNRLLPPSSRHWLGTDNYGRDIFARIIYGSRVSLSVGLITVVCSLATGGFIGAVAGYFGGKVDEILMRIMDIMLAIPSIILAICFVAALGSSVPNLVVALTLSRMPQFSRVVRAAVLPIKNQEYIEAAAAFGTSSSRIILKHILPNVLGPIIVQATLQVGSIILSIAGLSFIGLGIQPPTPELGSMLSDLRAYMRTHPFLVIPPGVAIMLTVFSFNRIGDGLRDALDPKLRN from the coding sequence ATATTTCCCGTATCCTCTCCGTCATCCAGCGCTGGTCGCAGCCTGTGGTATTCCGTCTGGCATCGATACAAAAAAAACAAACTTGCCATGGTAGGATTGATTTTGATGTTCATCCTGATATTGGCGTCTCTTTCGGCGGGTGTATTCATTGATTATTCGAAAGTGACGGCAATATCGGCTGGCAACCGCCTTTTACCTCCATCATCCAGGCATTGGCTCGGCACAGATAATTATGGCCGCGACATTTTTGCCCGTATCATATACGGAAGCCGCGTATCCCTCAGCGTTGGCCTGATTACAGTCGTTTGCTCCCTGGCGACCGGCGGCTTCATCGGAGCAGTGGCCGGCTATTTCGGCGGCAAAGTTGACGAAATACTCATGCGTATCATGGATATCATGCTGGCTATTCCCAGCATCATTCTTGCCATCTGTTTTGTTGCCGCGCTTGGTTCCAGTGTCCCTAACCTCGTGGTGGCGCTCACGTTGTCACGGATGCCGCAATTTTCGCGAGTGGTGCGCGCCGCTGTGCTGCCGATCAAAAATCAAGAGTACATTGAAGCTGCCGCCGCTTTCGGAACAAGCAGCAGCCGAATTATATTAAAACATATCCTGCCTAACGTTCTGGGGCCTATTATTGTTCAGGCGACTCTTCAAGTGGGAAGCATCATTCTGAGCATTGCCGGGCTCAGCTTCATCGGGCTTGGCATTCAGCCTCCGACGCCAGAATTAGGTTCCATGCTTTCCGATCTTCGAGCCTATATGCGTACACATCCTTTTTTGGTCATCCCTCCAGGTGTTGCGATCATGCTGACCGTTTTTTCGTTCAACCGCATAGGAGACGGCTTACGCGACGCGCTTGATCCCAAGCTCAGAAATTAG
- a CDS encoding ABC transporter ATP-binding protein: MMEDTLLEIENLHVEYRSDENTVFAVNGLNLRLKKGITLGLVGETGAGKTSAALSIMRLLPERVGVITQGRIQLTGIDVIAASEARMRDLRGEVVSMIFQDPMTSLNPLLPVGDQIEEMLLLHNRSMSKEERANRVDDMLKLIGISPSRKYEFPYQFSGGMKQRIVIAIAMACRPMLLLADEPTTALDVTIQAQVLEMMNELKAQLGTSILLITHDLGVVAQTCDEVAVMYAGAIVEMGTTFDIFESDCHHPYTIGLFGSIPMIDAQEKWLKPIAGMMPDPTIKREGCAFCERCPDALPICSVQEPQLWHKGSHSIRCHLYTKQDAREGNRE; encoded by the coding sequence ATGATGGAGGATACGCTGCTTGAGATCGAGAACCTTCATGTGGAGTATCGGTCAGATGAAAATACAGTTTTTGCGGTTAACGGACTCAATTTACGCCTGAAGAAAGGCATAACGCTGGGTTTAGTCGGAGAAACCGGCGCTGGAAAAACGTCTGCGGCGCTCAGTATTATGCGTTTGCTGCCTGAACGGGTCGGCGTTATTACGCAGGGGCGTATCCAGCTTACCGGTATAGATGTAATCGCGGCTTCTGAAGCACGGATGCGGGACCTGAGAGGCGAAGTCGTGTCCATGATCTTTCAGGATCCGATGACATCGCTTAATCCTTTGCTGCCCGTGGGCGATCAAATTGAAGAAATGCTTTTACTTCACAATCGTTCGATGTCAAAGGAAGAGCGCGCGAATCGCGTCGATGACATGTTGAAACTCATTGGAATTTCTCCCAGTAGAAAATATGAGTTCCCCTATCAGTTTTCCGGCGGGATGAAACAGCGTATCGTCATAGCTATCGCGATGGCTTGCCGTCCGATGCTGTTATTAGCCGACGAACCGACAACCGCTTTGGACGTGACGATACAGGCGCAGGTTCTTGAAATGATGAATGAGTTAAAAGCTCAATTGGGAACATCTATCTTGCTCATTACACACGATCTTGGCGTGGTCGCTCAGACGTGCGATGAGGTGGCGGTTATGTATGCGGGGGCTATCGTTGAAATGGGAACAACGTTCGATATATTTGAAAGCGATTGCCATCATCCTTATACAATCGGACTGTTTGGCTCCATCCCAATGATTGACGCGCAGGAAAAGTGGCTTAAACCTATTGCCGGGATGATGCCCGACCCTACCATCAAACGCGAGGGTTGCGCTTTTTGCGAGCGATGCCCGGATGCTCTGCCGATTTGTTCTGTGCAGGAGCCTCAGTTGTGGCATAAAGGCAGTCATTCCATTCGCTGTCACCTTTACACAAAACAAGATGCGAGAGAAGGAAACAGAGAATGA